A window of the Palaeococcus ferrophilus DSM 13482 genome harbors these coding sequences:
- a CDS encoding ABC transporter permease yields the protein MIGVLYSSEVSRIIRARRFKVMLAAMLLPVIVYFFTHEEITEYGARALERSFQIVTSEFMVNFWLSVIGQLVAIILMSDLLASEIDRGTIRLLLTKPIRKSEIVFGKFLAGLTGLAILFGVPYMLLQVYGVLLYKAGLEGFTATLDETLYALGVTLLLLGSLGALAMLLSILVSRPLYASLSAFALVFVAQFILPQLPFFDNPERFTLNYQVGVLLKSSFTLHAGLDAYKGEPAMSALFFVGAILAALLFTLLGIYRKEYPE from the coding sequence GTGATAGGCGTCCTCTACTCCAGCGAGGTCTCGCGGATCATCAGGGCGAGGCGCTTCAAGGTTATGCTCGCTGCCATGCTCCTCCCAGTGATAGTCTACTTCTTCACCCACGAGGAGATAACGGAGTACGGGGCGAGGGCCCTCGAGCGCTCCTTCCAGATAGTGACCTCGGAGTTCATGGTGAACTTCTGGCTCAGCGTCATCGGCCAGCTCGTGGCGATAATCCTCATGAGCGACCTCCTCGCGAGCGAGATTGACCGCGGAACCATAAGGCTCCTCCTCACAAAGCCCATAAGGAAGAGCGAGATCGTATTTGGCAAGTTCCTCGCTGGACTTACGGGCCTGGCAATCCTCTTTGGGGTTCCCTACATGCTCCTTCAGGTTTACGGGGTTCTGCTCTACAAGGCCGGCCTCGAGGGCTTCACGGCCACGCTCGATGAAACGCTCTATGCCCTCGGTGTCACCCTCCTCCTTCTCGGGAGCCTGGGTGCGCTCGCGATGCTGCTCTCAATCCTCGTCTCACGCCCCCTCTACGCTTCCCTCTCGGCCTTCGCCCTCGTCTTCGTTGCGCAGTTCATCCTTCCCCAGCTGCCCTTTTTTGACAACCCCGAGCGCTTTACGCTAAACTACCAGGTTGGAGTTCTCCTCAAGAGCAGCTTCACCCTCCACGCGGGTCTCGACGCTTACAAAGGAGAACCGGCAATGTCAGCGCTGTTCTTCGTAGGAGCCATCCTGGCGGCGCTCCTCTTCACCCTGCTGGGGATTTACCGCAAGGAGTATCCGGAGTGA
- a CDS encoding ABC transporter ATP-binding protein: MDVIRTEKLTKFFGKRNIVYNLDLNVPEGAVYGFLGPNGAGKTTTIKMLTAALRPTYGEIRIFDMEMPRERVKIMKNVGYMPETPIAYDNMTIFEFLTYMGRLSGMKRDASRERAKELMAYVGVGRIALNKMKELSSGQKQRVMFAMALMNDPELLILDEPTANLDPLGRIEFIGRILELAKEGKTIFVSSHIVSEIERMCNHVGIINQGRIIAQGRISELTQVEENEYDVITSDNGKALAYLRERPYVREAWEEDNVLRVIVEPKFRDEFFLAFPKYLSSEGIRLKLFKPHTSPLERILMEKFSLEVEE; the protein is encoded by the coding sequence AAGAGGAACATAGTCTACAACCTCGATTTGAACGTGCCGGAGGGTGCGGTCTACGGTTTTCTCGGCCCCAACGGTGCCGGAAAGACCACCACGATAAAGATGCTCACCGCCGCCCTAAGGCCCACCTACGGCGAGATAAGGATTTTCGACATGGAAATGCCCCGGGAGAGGGTAAAGATAATGAAGAACGTCGGCTACATGCCCGAAACGCCGATAGCCTACGACAACATGACCATTTTCGAGTTCTTAACCTACATGGGGCGCCTCTCCGGGATGAAGAGGGACGCCTCAAGGGAGAGGGCCAAGGAGCTGATGGCGTACGTGGGCGTCGGGAGGATAGCGCTCAACAAAATGAAGGAGCTCTCAAGCGGACAGAAGCAGAGGGTCATGTTCGCGATGGCGCTCATGAACGATCCCGAACTGTTAATCCTCGACGAGCCCACCGCCAACCTCGACCCCCTCGGGAGGATAGAGTTCATCGGCAGAATTCTGGAGCTGGCAAAGGAGGGAAAGACGATTTTCGTGAGCTCCCACATAGTCAGCGAGATAGAGAGGATGTGCAACCACGTGGGGATAATCAACCAGGGGCGCATAATAGCCCAGGGAAGGATAAGCGAGCTGACGCAGGTGGAGGAGAACGAGTACGACGTGATAACCTCCGACAACGGGAAGGCACTCGCCTACCTCCGCGAGAGGCCCTACGTGAGGGAGGCATGGGAGGAGGACAACGTTCTCAGGGTAATCGTGGAACCGAAGTTCCGCGACGAGTTCTTTCTGGCGTTTCCAAAGTACCTGAGCTCCGAGGGGATAAGGCTCAAGCTCTTCAAGCCCCACACGAGCCCCCTCGAGAGGATTCTCATGGAGAAGTTCAGCCTGGAGGTGGAAGAGTGA